In Halobaculum rubrum, the following are encoded in one genomic region:
- the metX gene encoding homoserine O-acetyltransferase MetX — protein MTAVESVGEFRFECGESVDDLELAYETYGEFDGGTAGTAASERTESASNAVLVCHALTGSQHVSNAPRSEDHDAGAVDGSDAGDDGDTGVQTAGQARAWWDDVVGPGKAIDTTEYYVVCVNVPGSCYGSSGPPSEGPDGEPWGTDFPPVTVGDWTRAQRRLLDRLGVGRLHAVVGGSVGGMNALDWAKRFPDDVRRVAAVATAARLDTQCLSLDAIARRAITTDPNWNGGDYYGADRPNPDDGLAQARRIGHVMYLSKASMGRKFGRRAAGRGAFGDAPADPTDRFFPYREVESYLDYNADSFTGRFDANSYLYLTRAMDEYDLGADYGSDAEALAAYEGELLALSFTGDWHFTVEQSRALADAARDVDVPTAHHVVESDHGHDAFLVEPESVGPPLRDFLADGVGGRALRDEGDDRDDRGGSGGHSGDPDRAPVHASLFPG, from the coding sequence ATGACCGCCGTCGAGTCGGTCGGCGAGTTCCGGTTCGAGTGCGGTGAGTCGGTCGACGACCTCGAACTCGCGTACGAGACGTACGGGGAGTTCGACGGGGGCACGGCGGGAACCGCCGCGAGCGAGCGGACGGAGTCCGCGAGCAACGCGGTCCTCGTCTGCCACGCGCTCACCGGGAGCCAGCACGTCTCGAACGCACCCCGCAGCGAGGACCACGACGCCGGCGCGGTGGACGGGAGCGACGCGGGCGACGACGGCGACACGGGCGTCCAGACGGCCGGCCAGGCCCGCGCGTGGTGGGACGACGTGGTCGGACCGGGGAAGGCCATCGACACGACCGAGTACTACGTCGTCTGCGTGAACGTCCCCGGCTCCTGTTACGGCTCCTCCGGCCCGCCGTCCGAGGGGCCGGACGGCGAGCCGTGGGGTACCGACTTCCCGCCCGTCACCGTCGGTGACTGGACGCGCGCACAGCGGCGGCTGCTCGACCGTCTCGGCGTCGGCCGCCTACACGCCGTCGTCGGCGGCAGCGTCGGCGGCATGAACGCGCTCGACTGGGCGAAGCGCTTCCCGGACGACGTGCGCCGCGTGGCCGCCGTCGCGACGGCCGCGCGCCTCGACACGCAATGCCTCTCGCTCGACGCCATCGCCCGCCGCGCGATCACTACCGACCCGAACTGGAACGGCGGCGACTACTACGGCGCCGACCGGCCGAACCCCGACGACGGCCTCGCACAAGCCCGTCGGATCGGCCACGTGATGTACCTCTCGAAGGCATCGATGGGCCGGAAGTTCGGCCGCCGCGCGGCGGGCCGGGGCGCCTTCGGCGACGCTCCGGCGGACCCGACGGATCGGTTCTTCCCGTATCGCGAGGTCGAGTCGTACCTCGATTACAACGCCGACTCGTTCACCGGCCGGTTCGACGCCAACAGCTACCTCTATCTCACGCGGGCGATGGACGAGTACGACCTCGGGGCGGACTACGGCTCCGACGCGGAGGCGCTGGCTGCGTACGAGGGAGAGTTGCTCGCGCTGTCGTTCACGGGGGACTGGCACTTCACCGTCGAACAGTCGCGTGCGCTCGCGGACGCCGCCCGCGACGTGGACGTGCCGACGGCACACCACGTCGTCGAGTCGGACCACGGCCACGACGCGTTTCTCGTCGAACCCGAGTCGGTCGGACCGCCGCTGCGCGATTTCCTCGCCGACGGCGTCGGCGGACGCGCCCTCCGCGACGAGGGGGACGACCGCGACGATCGCGGTGGCTCGGGCGGCCACTCCGGCGATCCCGACCGCGCGCCGGTCCACGCGAGCCTGTTCCCGGGGTAG
- a CDS encoding O-acetylhomoserine aminocarboxypropyltransferase/cysteine synthase family protein produces the protein MSDEDTDDYGFWTRSVHEGADPDPTTGARAPPIHQTTSYVFDDADHAARLFALEEEGYIYSRLLNPTVARLGERLASLEGGVGAVPTSSGMASFDLATFLLASAGDNIVSSSSLYGGTYTYLTHTVERRGVETRFVDTLDYDTYAEAIDGDTAFVHLETIGNPALVTPDIERIADIAHEHGVPLFVDNTFATPYLCRPIEHGADLVWESTTKWIHGSGSTVGGVLVDGGSFPWGEHAERFPELGADNPAYHGVNFAERFGETALTYGAIARGLRDLGSAQSPFDAWATMQKLESLPMRMERHCANAQHVAEHLADHPAVEWVTYPGLPDHETHAEASEYLDGGYGGMIAFGLADGYEAARGTVENTELASLLANVGDAKTLVIHPASTTHQQLTEEEQLAAGVTSDMVRLSVGVEDPADIVTDLDRAIAEATR, from the coding sequence ATGTCCGACGAAGACACCGACGACTACGGCTTCTGGACGCGCAGCGTCCACGAGGGCGCGGACCCCGACCCGACGACGGGCGCGCGGGCGCCGCCGATCCACCAGACGACCTCCTACGTGTTCGACGACGCCGACCACGCGGCGCGGCTGTTCGCGCTGGAGGAGGAGGGGTACATCTACAGCCGGCTGCTCAATCCGACGGTGGCACGGCTGGGCGAGCGGCTCGCGTCGCTGGAGGGGGGCGTGGGCGCCGTGCCGACGAGCTCCGGGATGGCGTCGTTCGATCTCGCGACGTTCCTGCTCGCGTCCGCCGGCGACAACATCGTCTCGTCGTCGTCGCTGTACGGCGGGACGTACACCTACCTCACGCACACGGTGGAGCGCCGGGGAGTCGAAACCAGGTTCGTCGATACCCTCGACTACGACACCTACGCGGAGGCGATCGACGGCGACACGGCGTTCGTCCACCTGGAGACGATCGGCAATCCGGCGCTCGTCACGCCCGATATCGAGCGGATCGCCGACATCGCCCACGAGCACGGCGTGCCGCTGTTCGTCGACAACACGTTCGCCACGCCGTATCTCTGCCGGCCGATCGAGCACGGCGCCGACCTCGTGTGGGAGTCGACGACGAAGTGGATCCACGGCTCCGGATCGACCGTGGGCGGCGTGCTCGTCGACGGCGGCTCGTTCCCGTGGGGCGAGCACGCCGAGCGCTTCCCGGAGCTGGGCGCCGACAACCCCGCATACCACGGCGTCAACTTCGCCGAGCGCTTCGGAGAGACCGCGCTCACGTACGGTGCCATCGCTCGCGGCCTGCGCGACCTGGGGAGCGCGCAGTCGCCGTTCGACGCCTGGGCGACGATGCAGAAGCTTGAGTCGCTGCCGATGCGGATGGAGCGCCACTGCGCGAACGCCCAGCACGTTGCCGAGCACCTCGCCGACCACCCGGCCGTCGAGTGGGTGACGTACCCTGGGCTCCCGGACCACGAGACCCACGCGGAGGCGTCGGAGTATCTCGACGGCGGCTACGGCGGCATGATCGCCTTCGGGCTGGCCGACGGCTACGAGGCAGCGCGCGGAACCGTGGAGAACACGGAACTCGCGTCGCTGCTGGCGAACGTCGGCGACGCCAAGACGCTCGTCATCCACCCCGCGAGCACCACTCACCAGCAGCTCACCGAGGAGGAGCAACTGGCCGCGGGCGTCACCAGTGACATGGTTCGGCTCTCGGTCGGCGTGGAGGATCCCGCGGACATCGTGACCGACCTCGACCGTGCCATCGCCGAGGCGACGCGATAG
- a CDS encoding PPC domain-containing DNA-binding protein has translation MDYREVEVAGEYMASLDNGADWREEIESLADEVDADAAWFNAMGAVQDAEVWFYDQDDQEYQSVTFDEPLEVAACVGNIALLEGDRFAHTHAVLSRRSGQALAGHLNAGTVFAGEVYLRAFEEPLEREHDAVTDLDLWL, from the coding sequence ATGGACTACCGGGAAGTCGAGGTCGCCGGCGAGTACATGGCGAGTCTGGACAACGGCGCCGACTGGCGCGAGGAGATCGAGTCGCTCGCCGACGAGGTGGATGCGGACGCCGCGTGGTTCAACGCCATGGGCGCCGTCCAGGACGCCGAGGTGTGGTTCTACGACCAGGACGACCAGGAGTATCAGTCGGTGACGTTCGACGAGCCGCTTGAGGTCGCCGCCTGTGTCGGCAACATCGCGCTGCTGGAGGGCGACCGCTTCGCGCACACCCACGCGGTGCTGTCGCGCCGCAGCGGGCAGGCGCTGGCGGGCCACCTGAACGCGGGGACCGTGTTCGCGGGCGAGGTGTATCTCCGCGCGTTCGAGGAGCCGCTGGAACGCGAGCACGACGCGGTGACGGACCTGGACCTCTGGCTGTAG